Proteins encoded within one genomic window of Carassius carassius chromosome 22, fCarCar2.1, whole genome shotgun sequence:
- the LOC132099130 gene encoding gastrula zinc finger protein XlCGF57.1-like produces the protein MAFIKEESEDVKIEETFRVKQEDTEEQTKMMFIKEESKDMKTEETFRVKQEDTEEQTDLMALKEESQDLNENKEKHLSDEKHQDFITEERSFSCSQSKTISMQKKAQKTGSRKFTCKQFGKSFIRKVSLKVHEIIHTEEKPFTCPQCGKGFSQRSALYSHMRTHTGEKPFTCQQCGKGFAQNETLKAHMRVHTGEKPFTCQQCGKSFTERGNLQVHMRLHTGEKPFTCQQCGKGFSRRDSLYSHMRTHTGEKPFTCQQCGKGFSHRAALYPHMRSHTGEKPFPCQQCGKSFIRKENLKVHERVHTDEKTHICSQCGKGFSRRSALYSHMRTHTGEKPFLCQQCGQSFTERGNLQVHMRLHTGEKPFTCQQCGKAFTHNQSLKAHMSVHTQEKPFTCQQCGKGYTQNKSLQVHMRSHTGEKPFPCQQCGKSFIRKGSLKIHERVHTEEKPYKCSQCGKGFSQRDSLYPHMRSHTGEKPFTCQQCGQSFNERRNLKVHLRIHTGEKPFTCQQCGQRFTERRNLKVHLRIHTGEKPFTCTQCGKSFSRKKRLESHMRIHT, from the exons ATGgcttttattaaagaggagagtgaagatgtgaagattgaagaaacattcagagtcaaacaagaagatactgaggaacaaacaaagatgatgtttattaaagaggagagtaaaGATATGAAGActgaagaaacattcagagtcaaacaagaagatactgaggaacaaacag ACCTGATGGCACTGAAAGAAGAGAGTCAAGACCTGAATGAAAACAAAGAGAAACATCTGAGTGATGAGAAGCATCAGGATTTCATAACTGAAGAAAGATCTTTCAGTTGCTCACAGTCAAAAACGATTTCCATGCAAAAAAAAGCTCAGAAAACAGGATCTAGGAAGTTCACCTGCAAACAGTTTGGAAAAAGTTTCATTCGAAAAGTATCTCTTAAAGTACATGAAATCATTCACACTGaagagaagcctttcacctgccCTCAGTGTGGTAAGGGTTTTTCACAAAGATCAGCATTGTATTCCCACATGAGaactcacactggagaaaagcctttcacctgccaacagtgtggaaaaggtTTCGCTCAAAATGAAACCCTTAAAgcccacatgagagttcacactggagagaagcctttcacctgccaacagtgtgggaaAAGCTTCACTGAAAGAGGAAACCTTCAGGTTCACATGAgacttcacactggagaaaagcctttcacctgccaacagtgtggtaAGGGTTTTTCACGAAGAGATTCATTGTATTCCCACATGAGaactcacactggagaaaagcctttcacctgccaacagtgtggtaAGGGtttttcacatagagcagcattGTATCCCCACATGAGaagtcacactggagagaagccttttccctgccaacagtgtggaaaaagtttcattCGAAAAGAAAATCTTAAAGTGCATGAAAGAGTTCACACTGATGAGAAGACTCACATATGCTCTCAGTGTGGTAAGGGTTTTTCACGAAGATCAGCATTGTATTCCCACATGAgaactcacactggagagaagcctttcttATGCCAGCAATGTGGACAAAGTTTCACTGAAAGAGGAAACCTTCAGGTTCACATGAgacttcacactggagaaaagcctttcacctgccaacagtgtggaaaagcTTTCACTCATAATCAAAGCCTTAAAGCCCACATGAGCGTTCACACTCAAGAaaagcctttcacctgccaacagtgtgggaaAGGTTATACTCAAAATAAAAGCCTTCAAGTCCACATGAGaagtcacactggagagaagccttttccctgccaacagtgtggaaaaagtttcattCGAAAAGGATCTCTTAAAATACATGAAAGAGTTCACACTGAAGAGAAGCCTTACAAATGCTCTCAGTGTGGTAAGGGTTTCTCACAAAGAGATTCATTGTATCCCCACATGAGaagtcacactggagagaagcctttcacatgCCAGCAATGTGGACAGAGTTTTAATGAAAGAAGAAACCTTAAGGTTCAcctgagaattcacactggagagaagcctttcacctgccaGCAATGTGGACAAAGATTTACTGAAAGAAGAAACCTTAAGGTTCAcctgagaattcacactggagagaagcctttcacatgCACCCAGTGTGGGAAAAGTTTCTCTCGAAAGAAACGCCTTGAatcccacatgagaattcacacctgA